A section of the Verrucomicrobium sp. GAS474 genome encodes:
- a CDS encoding class I adenylate-forming enzyme family protein, which yields MNANGSDQTPSALWTTWEKVVAAGPTRVAMIDAATGETWTRRELHRLALELSAGRLADVRGRRVALCHPNSAAWVASFLAIQKAGASAIPLDAGIPEQALESAAAKAGADWLDSRDLGLVKLRMRRSAAEACVKLTSGSTGMPKKIRCRAEHLLADGRQVTATMGIKADDRNLGLIPFAHSYGLGNLVLPLILQGTSIVFAAAFLPGQIPAWIAEHGVTLFPTVPPVLKMLAQLPGEVSLEPLRMAISAGAPLSPQIATQFAEKFGIRAHNFYGSSETGGICFDETGADSLEGGALGKPLRGVTVRILRNGRLRVESPAVATPSGSFLLTDLGEWTALGTIRLLGRASQVANLGGRKLRASEIETALRGVADVRDAWVGIGTRSGADFLAAVVETEMDERTLRQRLATVLPPWKVPRLFKCLPSLPRTERGKVDGAVLKKELGI from the coding sequence ATGAACGCGAACGGATCCGACCAGACCCCCTCCGCCCTCTGGACGACGTGGGAAAAAGTCGTCGCCGCCGGGCCGACCCGCGTGGCGATGATCGACGCGGCGACGGGGGAGACGTGGACGCGGCGCGAGCTCCATCGCCTCGCGCTCGAGCTTTCCGCCGGACGCCTCGCCGACGTGCGGGGACGGCGGGTCGCCCTCTGCCATCCGAATTCGGCCGCCTGGGTCGCCTCCTTCCTCGCGATCCAGAAGGCGGGGGCCTCGGCCATTCCCCTCGACGCAGGCATCCCGGAGCAGGCCCTCGAATCGGCCGCCGCGAAGGCCGGGGCCGACTGGCTCGACAGCCGGGACCTCGGCCTCGTGAAGCTGCGGATGCGGCGGAGCGCGGCGGAGGCGTGCGTGAAGCTCACCTCGGGCTCGACCGGCATGCCGAAGAAGATCCGGTGCCGCGCGGAGCACCTCCTCGCCGACGGGCGGCAGGTGACGGCGACGATGGGGATCAAGGCCGACGACCGGAACCTCGGCCTGATCCCCTTCGCCCATTCCTACGGCCTCGGGAACCTCGTCCTGCCGCTGATCCTCCAGGGGACGTCGATCGTCTTCGCCGCGGCCTTCCTTCCCGGCCAGATCCCCGCGTGGATCGCGGAGCATGGCGTCACCCTTTTCCCCACCGTCCCGCCGGTGCTGAAGATGCTGGCCCAGCTGCCCGGCGAGGTCTCGCTCGAGCCCCTCCGCATGGCGATCTCGGCGGGAGCGCCGCTCTCCCCGCAGATCGCGACCCAGTTCGCGGAAAAGTTCGGCATCCGGGCCCACAACTTCTACGGCTCCTCGGAAACGGGCGGCATCTGCTTCGACGAGACGGGAGCCGATTCCCTCGAGGGGGGCGCGCTGGGGAAGCCGCTGCGCGGCGTGACGGTCCGGATCCTCCGCAACGGACGCCTCCGGGTCGAGAGCCCGGCGGTGGCGACCCCCTCCGGCTCCTTCCTTCTGACCGACCTCGGGGAGTGGACCGCCCTGGGGACGATCCGCCTCCTGGGCCGCGCCAGCCAGGTGGCGAACCTCGGCGGGCGGAAGCTCCGCGCCTCGGAGATCGAGACGGCGCTCCGGGGCGTCGCCGACGTCCGGGACGCCTGGGTCGGGATCGGAACCCGCTCGGGGGCCGACTTCCTCGCCGCCGTCGTCGAGACGGAAATGGATGAGCGGACCTTGCGGCAGCGGCTCGCGACCGTCCTGCCGCCGTGGAAGGTGCCGCGTCTTTTCAAGTGCCTCCCGTCTCTTCCGAGGACGGAACGGGGAAAAGTGGACGGGGCGGTTCTGAAGAAGGAACTGGGGATTTAA
- a CDS encoding FAD-dependent oxidoreductase — protein sequence MKTRSVSTDRSIPVRPLTADFVVVGGGMAGVCAAVSAARNGLRVVLVQDRSVLGGNASSEVKMHIVGADCHGARPGAREAGLIEEFKLEDAVRNPYRSYAQWDLLLYEKVKLEPNITLLLDTACIGATTDPATGAIRSVTALRNSTEEIFEISAAFFADCSGDSRLGREAGADARMGRENRQEHGESLAEETSDDWTLGSSILLTGKKHATPQPFRAPSWIRKFTKADLNHRPIHSFEYGYWWFEWGGHLDTITDNETIRHELLRIVLGIWDYVKNSGDHPDAANWSLDWVGPMPAKRESRRLLGDHILTQSDLQSGRFFPDAVAYGGWAIDLHPPRGIDEKDEPPFTPTYLDGLYTIPLRSLFSRNVPNLLFAGRNISASHVAFASTRVMATCAVMGQAIGTAAAVALEKKVSLKTLAGSEAVKDLQQRLLKDDAFIPMARNEDPADLAQGKNVAVSASSEAPKHGAARVLDGIGRDLVQAEGWNGHGLGPWIDHQPHHWQSSGLPASLDLAFPEAVEIGAIHLTFDSGFGRELLLTPSDYMTSKVVRGPQPETVKSYRIHADGVVIVEEPDNYLRKRVHTLAKPVRAKSIRVEVLTTHGAAEARLFEIRVYAPAKKV from the coding sequence ATGAAAACCCGCTCCGTCTCCACCGACCGCTCGATCCCCGTCCGCCCCCTGACCGCCGACTTCGTCGTCGTCGGCGGCGGCATGGCCGGCGTCTGCGCCGCCGTCTCCGCCGCCCGCAACGGCCTCCGCGTCGTCCTCGTCCAGGACCGCTCCGTCCTCGGCGGCAACGCCTCGAGCGAGGTGAAGATGCACATCGTCGGCGCCGACTGCCACGGCGCCCGGCCCGGCGCCCGCGAGGCCGGGCTGATCGAGGAGTTCAAGCTGGAGGACGCCGTCCGGAATCCCTACCGCAGCTACGCCCAGTGGGACCTCCTCCTCTACGAGAAGGTGAAGCTGGAGCCGAACATCACCCTCCTCCTCGACACCGCCTGCATCGGGGCGACGACCGATCCGGCGACCGGGGCGATCCGTTCCGTCACCGCGCTCCGGAACTCGACCGAGGAGATCTTCGAGATCTCGGCCGCCTTCTTCGCCGACTGCTCCGGCGACAGCCGCCTGGGCCGCGAGGCCGGGGCCGACGCCCGGATGGGGCGGGAAAACCGCCAGGAACACGGGGAGAGCCTCGCCGAGGAGACGAGCGACGACTGGACCCTCGGCAGCTCGATCCTCCTGACGGGGAAGAAGCACGCGACGCCCCAGCCGTTCCGTGCCCCCTCGTGGATCCGCAAGTTCACCAAGGCCGACCTCAACCACCGCCCGATCCACAGCTTCGAGTACGGCTACTGGTGGTTCGAGTGGGGCGGCCACCTCGACACGATCACCGACAACGAGACGATCCGCCACGAGCTCCTCCGCATCGTCCTCGGCATCTGGGACTACGTGAAGAACTCCGGCGACCATCCCGACGCGGCGAACTGGAGCCTCGACTGGGTCGGCCCGATGCCCGCCAAGCGCGAGTCCCGCCGCCTCCTCGGCGACCACATCCTGACCCAGTCCGACCTCCAGTCCGGGCGGTTCTTCCCCGACGCCGTCGCCTACGGCGGCTGGGCGATCGACCTCCATCCCCCGCGCGGCATCGACGAGAAGGACGAGCCCCCCTTCACGCCGACCTACCTCGACGGCCTCTACACGATCCCGCTCCGCTCCCTCTTCTCGCGGAACGTGCCGAACCTCCTCTTCGCCGGGCGGAACATCAGCGCCAGCCACGTCGCCTTCGCCAGCACCCGCGTGATGGCGACCTGCGCCGTCATGGGGCAGGCGATCGGGACCGCCGCCGCCGTGGCGCTCGAAAAGAAGGTCTCCCTGAAGACCCTCGCCGGAAGCGAGGCCGTGAAGGACCTCCAGCAACGGCTCCTCAAGGACGACGCCTTCATCCCGATGGCGCGCAACGAGGACCCCGCCGACCTGGCGCAGGGGAAGAACGTCGCCGTCTCGGCCTCCTCCGAGGCTCCGAAGCACGGGGCGGCCCGCGTCCTCGACGGGATCGGCCGCGACCTCGTCCAGGCCGAGGGCTGGAACGGCCACGGCCTCGGGCCGTGGATCGACCACCAGCCCCACCACTGGCAATCGAGCGGGCTTCCCGCCTCGCTCGACCTCGCGTTCCCCGAAGCCGTCGAGATCGGCGCCATCCACCTCACCTTCGACAGCGGCTTCGGCCGGGAACTCCTCCTCACCCCCAGCGACTACATGACCTCGAAGGTCGTCCGCGGCCCCCAGCCCGAGACCGTGAAGAGCTACCGGATCCACGCCGACGGCGTCGTGATCGTCGAGGAGCCCGACAACTACCTCCGCAAACGGGTCCACACCCTCGCGAAGCCGGTCCGGGCGAAGTCGATCCGGGTCGAGGTGCTCACCACTCACGGCGCGGCCGAGGCGCGGCTCTTCGAGATCCGGGTGTACGCTCCCGCGAAAAAGGTCTAG
- a CDS encoding SGNH/GDSL hydrolase family protein yields the protein MSKSTILFFGDSITVGQELAAPGIERWSSRVATAFDAVEINEGRGGRPASALDEFRAILAGAKEGITHLVIALGSNDARENVPAIAAEVAANVATQIGLARAAFPAWKIVVCGPYDIHAAYLERQDIAAYRGRNLEAIGSALRAMAAAEGVPFVDFAGVLPPRSLTHDGVHPDASGHAALASAFLAQLPSLP from the coding sequence ATGAGCAAGAGTACGATCCTTTTCTTCGGGGACTCGATCACCGTCGGGCAAGAGTTGGCCGCCCCCGGCATCGAACGGTGGAGCAGCCGCGTCGCCACCGCCTTCGACGCCGTCGAGATCAACGAAGGGCGCGGAGGGCGGCCCGCCAGCGCCCTCGACGAATTCCGCGCCATCCTTGCCGGGGCGAAGGAAGGGATCACCCACCTCGTCATCGCCCTCGGCTCGAACGACGCCCGGGAGAATGTCCCCGCCATCGCCGCCGAGGTCGCGGCCAACGTCGCCACCCAGATCGGCCTCGCCCGCGCCGCCTTTCCCGCCTGGAAGATCGTCGTCTGCGGCCCCTACGACATCCACGCCGCCTACCTCGAGCGCCAGGACATCGCCGCCTACCGGGGCCGGAACCTGGAGGCCATCGGTTCCGCCCTCCGCGCGATGGCCGCCGCCGAGGGCGTTCCCTTCGTCGACTTCGCCGGAGTCCTCCCGCCCCGTTCCCTGACCCACGACGGGGTCCATCCCGACGCCTCGGGCCATGCCGCCCTCGCCTCCGCCTTCCTCGCCCAGCTTCCCTCCCTTCCCTAA
- a CDS encoding YihY/virulence factor BrkB family protein codes for MSNHLIQSITSPRHPGRGYVFGDGTRYLLRQTFYFFDLLKESAVSWQDHKTPRMGAALSYYTAFSLAPLITLTLSIGSLAVKRADAARGLVEQFSSLVGVEGGKVVEEIVTHAGTMKALSWSAVLSFILLLVSASGAFGELQDSLNEIWDTPSRKKNPWLTIVKERLLSFSMVFILGFFMLTSLIISAVSTAISRHIVGSLHIWTLEGINTVASLVIITTLFATLFRMLPAVALSWRDVFPGALFSAVLFLVGKYLLGLYIARSAFASSYGVAGSFIVLLVWVFYSAQILYFGAEFTRAYTRKRTDPPEKKPDPEKA; via the coding sequence ATGAGCAACCACCTCATCCAGTCGATCACCTCGCCGAGGCATCCCGGACGGGGCTACGTCTTCGGGGACGGCACCCGCTACCTCCTCCGGCAGACGTTCTATTTCTTCGACCTCCTGAAGGAGAGCGCCGTCAGCTGGCAGGATCACAAGACCCCCCGGATGGGGGCCGCCCTCTCCTACTACACCGCCTTCTCCCTCGCCCCCCTGATCACGCTGACCCTCTCGATCGGCTCCCTCGCCGTGAAGCGGGCCGACGCCGCCCGGGGGCTGGTCGAGCAGTTCAGCAGCCTCGTCGGGGTCGAGGGCGGGAAGGTGGTCGAAGAGATCGTCACCCATGCGGGGACGATGAAGGCGCTTTCGTGGAGCGCCGTCCTCAGTTTCATCCTCCTCCTCGTCAGCGCCTCCGGGGCGTTCGGCGAATTGCAGGACTCCCTCAACGAGATCTGGGACACCCCGTCCCGCAAGAAGAATCCATGGCTCACGATCGTCAAGGAGCGGCTCCTCTCCTTCTCGATGGTCTTCATCCTCGGCTTCTTCATGCTCACCTCCCTCATCATCTCGGCGGTCTCGACGGCGATCAGCCGCCACATCGTCGGGAGCCTCCACATCTGGACCCTGGAGGGGATCAACACCGTCGCCTCCCTCGTCATCATCACCACCCTCTTCGCCACCCTCTTCCGCATGCTCCCCGCCGTCGCCCTTTCCTGGCGGGATGTCTTCCCGGGGGCCCTCTTCAGCGCCGTCCTCTTCCTCGTCGGGAAATACCTCCTCGGCCTCTACATCGCCCGCAGCGCCTTCGCCAGCAGCTACGGCGTCGCCGGATCGTTCATCGTCCTCCTCGTCTGGGTCTTCTACTCGGCCCAGATCCTCTACTTCGGCGCCGAGTTCACCCGCGCCTACACCCGGAAACGGACCGATCCGCCCGAAAAGAAGCCGGACCCGGAAAAAGCATAA
- a CDS encoding mechanosensitive ion channel domain-containing protein, translating into MNWQDPELSRGAWLVGGTFLISIGLGLIGRRNRTAAASAEAAEPATPAERKPRLIPDLLHAVAPPLQFAAWYYCLYFAAPLFLHFVHPPSADWLTAHRAMFWHLGLVVAVFGFLFRAVTILDDFLAGPLRHTPSLFDDYLLRIGLFALRMTIPLVGIVILIHLLAVPQLYLDRIDPFLKAAFIVAAAVILYRAILEGEKTALQGLAKNLKAADNSAARGVQTRVRILRKFAVVFNGLLATAALLTLIPGVRAVGASLLASAGIVGIVLGFAAQKTLGTLFAGLQIALTQPIRLGDQVIVLGESGNIEEISLTLVVVRTWDGRRLILPITYFIEQPFQNWTLLPTAMTATVKLRVDFSLPLAPVREEMKRWIEAHPSWNRQTYAFQVTDADGATMEIRLIAGVPNSSASFGMQCDLREKLITYIEEHHPGCLPRNRQEAIPSFLPDPFQAPQPQKPPQQAPQP; encoded by the coding sequence ATGAACTGGCAGGACCCCGAACTCTCCCGCGGCGCGTGGCTCGTGGGCGGGACCTTCCTGATCTCGATCGGCCTCGGGTTGATCGGGCGGCGGAACCGGACCGCGGCGGCCTCGGCGGAAGCGGCGGAGCCCGCCACGCCGGCGGAAAGGAAGCCCCGGCTGATTCCCGACCTCCTCCACGCCGTCGCCCCGCCCCTCCAGTTCGCCGCCTGGTATTATTGCCTCTACTTCGCCGCGCCGCTCTTCCTCCACTTCGTCCATCCGCCCTCGGCCGATTGGTTGACGGCCCATCGGGCGATGTTCTGGCACCTCGGCCTCGTCGTCGCAGTCTTCGGCTTCCTCTTCCGCGCCGTCACGATCCTCGACGACTTCCTGGCGGGCCCCCTGCGGCACACGCCGAGCCTCTTCGACGATTACCTCCTGCGGATCGGCCTCTTCGCGCTGCGGATGACGATCCCCCTCGTCGGCATCGTGATCCTCATCCATCTGCTGGCCGTCCCCCAGCTCTATCTCGACCGGATCGATCCCTTCCTGAAGGCCGCCTTCATCGTCGCCGCCGCTGTCATCCTCTACCGGGCGATCCTGGAGGGGGAGAAGACCGCCCTCCAGGGCCTCGCGAAGAACCTGAAGGCCGCCGACAACTCGGCGGCACGGGGCGTCCAGACCCGGGTCCGCATCCTCCGGAAATTCGCCGTCGTCTTCAACGGCCTGCTGGCGACGGCGGCCCTCCTGACGCTGATCCCCGGGGTCCGCGCCGTCGGGGCCTCCCTCCTCGCCTCGGCGGGGATCGTCGGGATCGTCCTTGGCTTCGCCGCGCAGAAGACCCTCGGCACCCTCTTCGCCGGGCTCCAGATCGCCCTCACCCAGCCGATCCGGCTGGGGGACCAGGTGATCGTCCTGGGGGAGAGCGGGAACATCGAGGAAATCTCCCTCACCCTCGTCGTCGTCCGCACCTGGGACGGGCGCCGCCTCATCCTCCCGATCACCTATTTCATCGAGCAACCGTTCCAGAACTGGACCCTCCTGCCGACGGCGATGACCGCCACCGTGAAGCTGCGGGTCGATTTCTCCCTCCCCCTCGCCCCCGTCCGGGAGGAGATGAAGCGGTGGATCGAGGCCCACCCGAGCTGGAACCGCCAGACCTACGCCTTCCAGGTGACCGACGCCGACGGGGCGACGATGGAGATCCGCCTCATCGCCGGGGTGCCGAACAGCAGCGCCTCCTTCGGCATGCAATGCGACCTCCGCGAGAAGCTGATCACGTACATCGAGGAACATCATCCCGGCTGCCTCCCGCGCAATCGCCAGGAGGCGATTCCCTCGTTCCTCCCCGATCCGTTCCAGGCTCCCCAACCCCAGAAACCGCCACAACAGGCCCCCCAGCCATGA
- a CDS encoding FAD-dependent oxidoreductase, protein MTTSPWPSSSLGENQLLDRDLEADIVIVGAGIGGLTTAYVLAKKGLRPIVIDAVGPAGGESHATTAHLASVIDDRFANLESWIGEELTQVACQSHMAAIDFIEEIVERHRIPCDFKRLDGYLFAASDACVPALREELEAARRAGHAKAEWLEETPLPGLKGHPAIRFPNQATFNPGLYLNGLLNAVRSLGVPIYTHTRVTSWQRDRKVTLKTERGFEVTCQDVVFACNDPFIRFRYFAVECAYRSYAVAFEVEEGGKKGIDEKTDGLYWDTEDPYHYIRFAAHPDGAGRMLIVGGEDHKTGQCDAPEKAWQELENWSRLRFPFAGKVLRRWSGQILETQDGLALIGADPKEANQVFLLSGDSGMGLTHGTLGALLIGDLIEGRPNAWASVYDPGRICWKRLPHLLKDNTATLAQYSRHFPHPALPENPPPGKHGLVYQNSHGKVGRSVSPEGAVCEVHAVCPHLGGVVTWNEAEGTWDCPCHGSRFEANGKVVNGPATHPLPPHQPSP, encoded by the coding sequence ATGACCACCTCCCCCTGGCCTTCCTCTTCGCTCGGCGAAAACCAGCTCCTCGACCGCGACCTGGAAGCCGACATCGTGATCGTCGGCGCCGGGATCGGCGGGTTGACGACGGCCTACGTCCTGGCGAAAAAAGGGCTCCGGCCGATCGTGATCGATGCCGTGGGACCGGCGGGAGGAGAATCCCACGCCACCACGGCCCACCTGGCCTCGGTGATCGACGACCGCTTCGCGAACCTCGAATCGTGGATCGGCGAGGAGCTGACCCAGGTCGCCTGCCAAAGCCACATGGCGGCGATCGACTTCATCGAGGAAATCGTCGAGCGGCACCGCATCCCGTGCGACTTCAAGCGGCTCGACGGCTACCTCTTCGCCGCCTCGGACGCCTGCGTCCCCGCCCTCCGGGAGGAGCTGGAGGCGGCCCGCCGCGCCGGCCATGCGAAGGCCGAGTGGCTGGAGGAGACCCCCCTCCCCGGCCTGAAGGGGCATCCCGCGATCCGCTTCCCGAACCAGGCGACGTTCAACCCCGGCCTTTACCTCAACGGCCTCCTCAACGCCGTGCGGAGCCTCGGCGTCCCGATCTACACCCACACCCGGGTGACCTCGTGGCAGCGGGACCGGAAGGTGACCCTGAAGACGGAGCGGGGCTTCGAGGTCACCTGCCAGGACGTCGTCTTCGCCTGCAACGATCCCTTCATCCGCTTCCGCTATTTCGCGGTCGAGTGCGCCTACCGGAGCTACGCCGTCGCCTTCGAGGTGGAGGAGGGCGGGAAGAAGGGGATCGATGAAAAGACCGACGGCCTCTATTGGGACACCGAGGACCCGTACCATTACATCCGCTTCGCCGCCCATCCCGACGGGGCCGGGCGGATGCTCATCGTCGGCGGCGAGGATCACAAGACGGGCCAGTGCGACGCGCCGGAGAAAGCGTGGCAGGAGCTCGAGAACTGGAGCCGCCTCCGCTTCCCGTTCGCGGGGAAGGTCCTCCGCCGGTGGTCGGGCCAGATCCTCGAGACGCAGGACGGCCTGGCCCTGATCGGCGCCGATCCGAAGGAAGCCAACCAGGTCTTCCTCCTCTCGGGCGATTCGGGGATGGGGCTGACCCACGGCACCCTCGGCGCCCTCCTGATCGGCGACCTGATCGAGGGCCGCCCGAACGCCTGGGCCTCGGTCTACGATCCGGGCCGCATCTGCTGGAAACGGCTCCCCCATCTCCTCAAGGACAACACCGCGACCCTCGCCCAATACAGCCGCCATTTCCCCCATCCGGCGCTCCCGGAGAACCCGCCGCCGGGCAAGCACGGCCTCGTCTACCAGAACAGCCACGGCAAGGTCGGCCGCTCCGTCTCGCCCGAGGGAGCGGTCTGCGAGGTCCACGCCGTCTGCCCCCACCTGGGCGGCGTGGTGACGTGGAACGAGGCCGAGGGGACGTGGGATTGCCCGTGCCACGGCTCGCGCTTCGAGGCCAACGGCAAGGTCGTCAACGGCCCGGCGACCCACCCCCTTCCTCCCCATCAGCCCTCTCCTTAG
- a CDS encoding ferritin-like domain-containing protein yields MKTLNLFHLGQGKIHTLHELFLEQLRDLYDAENQLLEALPAMADAAHDASLKNAFLAHFEETEGHVARLHQIFDILEEDPEGKTCQAMKGLIKEGKETINEDATQNVKDAALIAAAQRVEHYEMAGYGTVRTYAELMNHMAVGTLLQKTLDEEGSADKKLTVISKIINGKIPLGHCSED; encoded by the coding sequence ATGAAGACCCTCAACTTATTTCATCTCGGCCAAGGCAAGATCCACACGCTCCACGAGTTGTTCCTCGAACAGCTCCGCGATCTCTACGACGCCGAGAACCAGCTCCTCGAAGCCCTTCCCGCGATGGCCGACGCGGCCCACGACGCCAGCCTGAAGAATGCCTTCCTCGCCCACTTCGAGGAAACCGAGGGCCACGTCGCCCGGCTCCACCAGATTTTCGACATCCTCGAGGAAGACCCCGAAGGGAAGACCTGCCAGGCCATGAAGGGGCTGATCAAGGAAGGGAAGGAGACGATCAACGAGGACGCGACCCAGAACGTGAAGGACGCCGCCCTGATCGCCGCCGCCCAGCGCGTCGAGCATTACGAGATGGCCGGCTACGGCACCGTCCGGACCTACGCCGAACTGATGAACCACATGGCCGTCGGGACGCTCCTCCAGAAGACCCTCGACGAGGAAGGCTCCGCCGACAAGAAGCTGACGGTGATCTCCAAGATCATCAACGGGAAGATCCCCCTCGGCCACTGCAGCGAGGACTAA
- the glgX gene encoding glycogen debranching protein GlgX, producing the protein MTPIQTQNSPTPLPTSGRRDIEAGQPYPLGATWTGKGVQFALFSAHARRVDLCLFDAAGNETDRIPLPAFTHRVWHGFVPGLEPGQRYGYRVDGVYDPEGGHRSNPAKLLLDPYAKAVTGLVVPNEALNDFRPNPEPKASGEPAAAGEWVRDERDSAPFIPKGVVVDDAFDWEGVVPPVRPAGETVIYEMNVRGFSKGWTAIPEADRGTYRAVGSDAALAYFRQLGVTAVEFLPVHFFASEGYLIDRGLTNYWGYNSLGFLAPHPAYAAASDPQEQVREFKEMVKRLHRAGIEVILDVVYNHTAEGNHFGPTLSFRGIDNASYYRLDREKRSRYRDFSGCGNTPDSTHPYVLRLILDSLRYWTSEMQVDGFRFDLASALAREGDDHAFRGRSAFLNAVAQDPVLARVKLIAEPWDCADGGYQVGGFPERWSEWNGKYRDGVRRFWRGEAWTFEEFARRLTGSPDLYAAAGRTEEASVNFVTSHDGFTLRDLVSYEEKHNEENGNQNTDGDNSNHAWNCGVEGETTKKAILALRRRQQRNFLATLFLSRGIPMLASGDERNRTQRGNNNAYCLDNPGAWLDWGGDEVARRLERYVARLAEVRRTWIAATAAIGSTEARLLPVPEAEGLGGAILWEGGEGGGETWLLCVHNGKELRRQVLPGPAGTVWEEVVDTSEEEGFHAAPRRFDGEGVIDLDPFSLSLLRKV; encoded by the coding sequence ATGACTCCGATCCAGACGCAGAACTCCCCCACCCCGCTTCCCACTTCGGGACGGCGCGACATCGAAGCCGGGCAACCCTATCCCCTCGGCGCCACCTGGACGGGAAAGGGGGTCCAGTTCGCCCTGTTCTCGGCCCACGCCCGGAGGGTCGACCTCTGCCTGTTCGACGCCGCGGGAAATGAGACCGACCGGATCCCGCTCCCGGCGTTCACCCACCGCGTCTGGCACGGCTTCGTCCCCGGGCTCGAGCCGGGCCAACGCTACGGCTACCGGGTCGACGGCGTCTACGATCCGGAAGGGGGCCATCGCTCCAATCCGGCGAAGCTCCTCCTCGACCCCTACGCGAAGGCCGTCACCGGCCTCGTCGTCCCGAACGAGGCGCTGAACGATTTCCGTCCGAACCCGGAACCGAAGGCGAGCGGGGAACCCGCCGCCGCGGGGGAATGGGTCCGTGACGAGCGGGACAGCGCGCCGTTCATTCCGAAGGGCGTCGTGGTCGACGACGCCTTCGACTGGGAGGGCGTCGTCCCTCCCGTCCGTCCGGCGGGGGAGACGGTGATCTACGAGATGAATGTCCGCGGCTTTTCCAAGGGCTGGACGGCGATTCCCGAGGCCGACCGGGGCACCTACCGCGCCGTCGGCTCCGACGCGGCGCTCGCCTACTTCCGGCAGCTCGGCGTCACGGCGGTCGAGTTCCTCCCCGTCCACTTCTTCGCCTCCGAGGGCTACCTGATCGACCGGGGGTTGACGAATTACTGGGGCTACAACAGCCTCGGCTTCCTCGCCCCCCATCCCGCCTACGCGGCCGCCTCCGACCCGCAGGAGCAGGTGCGGGAGTTCAAGGAAATGGTGAAGCGGCTCCACCGCGCCGGGATCGAGGTGATCCTCGACGTCGTCTACAACCACACGGCGGAGGGGAACCACTTCGGCCCCACCCTCTCCTTCCGGGGGATCGACAACGCCTCCTACTACCGCCTCGACCGGGAGAAGCGGAGCCGCTACCGCGATTTCTCCGGCTGCGGGAACACCCCCGACTCGACCCATCCCTACGTCCTCCGGCTGATCCTCGACAGCCTCCGCTATTGGACCTCGGAAATGCAGGTCGACGGCTTCCGCTTCGACCTCGCCTCGGCCCTCGCCCGCGAGGGGGACGACCACGCCTTCCGGGGCCGCTCGGCCTTCCTGAACGCCGTCGCCCAGGACCCCGTCCTCGCCCGCGTGAAGCTGATTGCCGAGCCGTGGGACTGCGCTGACGGCGGCTACCAGGTCGGGGGCTTCCCGGAGCGGTGGTCGGAGTGGAACGGCAAGTACCGGGACGGCGTCCGCCGCTTCTGGCGCGGGGAGGCGTGGACCTTCGAGGAATTCGCCCGCCGCCTCACGGGGAGCCCCGACCTCTACGCCGCCGCCGGGCGGACCGAGGAGGCGAGCGTCAATTTCGTCACTTCCCACGACGGCTTCACCCTCCGCGATCTCGTCTCCTACGAGGAGAAGCACAACGAGGAGAACGGGAACCAGAACACCGACGGCGACAACTCGAACCACGCCTGGAACTGCGGCGTCGAGGGCGAGACGACGAAGAAGGCGATCCTCGCCCTCCGCCGCCGCCAGCAGCGCAACTTCCTCGCGACCCTCTTCCTCTCCCGGGGCATCCCGATGCTCGCCTCCGGGGACGAGCGGAACCGGACCCAGCGCGGGAACAACAACGCCTATTGCCTCGACAATCCCGGAGCCTGGCTCGATTGGGGGGGCGACGAGGTCGCCCGGCGGCTGGAGCGGTACGTCGCGCGGTTGGCGGAGGTGCGGCGGACCTGGATCGCCGCGACTGCCGCGATCGGCTCGACCGAGGCCCGGCTCCTCCCCGTGCCGGAGGCAGAGGGGCTGGGCGGCGCGATTTTATGGGAGGGGGGCGAGGGCGGGGGCGAGACTTGGCTGCTCTGCGTCCATAACGGGAAGGAACTGCGGAGGCAGGTTCTTCCGGGACCGGCGGGGACGGTTTGGGAAGAGGTCGTCGACACCTCGGAGGAAGAGGGCTTCCATGCCGCGCCCCGCCGGTTCGACGGGGAGGGCGTGATCGATCTCGATCCGTTTTCGCTCTCGTTGCTCAGGAAGGTGTAG